DNA from Natrarchaeobaculum sulfurireducens:
CCGGTCTCGGACCTCAGCGACGTCTAGGTCCAGATCGGCAGCTAGTTCGTCGACGGTCATCGGAACGTCAAGCGCCTGGAGCACTTCGAGCCCACGGTAGTACCGCGTCGTTAGCTCCTGGACGCGGTCCTCGATTGGCGTGGTCACTCCGTACTGCTCCTCGAGGTCAACCAAGGCCTCGTTCACGAAGGTGGCGAATTGGTCGTCGCCGAGCCGGTCGATCTGCGCTTCGAGTTCACCTCGGACGACGTCGTAGTCGAGACCAGTCTGCACGAGCATATTCATGTCTTCAATGTCGTCGTCCCGCCCTGCGACCGACTTGAACAGGAAGATATCCTCGTTCCTGACTAGGCGGACGGTCAGTTGATCCGTCGCGAGGAACGACTTGCTGCGTTCCCGCATTCCCTCAGTCAGCACGAGCTTGTTCGCGACCTGCTGATTGAAGATGTCGAGGCGGCACCTGTCAGCGTTCTCGACGCAGCTGGTCGCGCCCAGCGCCCGGTAATCGGCGTCCAGCGATTGTACCTCCGCATACCCGAGGCCCATTAGGACAGCCCACAGCTGGCCGTACGCGTCACTGTCAGCGACGACCAGATCGATATCCTTTGTCGCGCCCTTAAGATCGTGTAGCGACATCGCGCCCCCACCAATCAGATAGACCGTGAGCGGGTCAGATAATCCATCTGCGATTCGTTGGAACTCGTTCTCGATGTACTCGCGTCCGAACGTTGGTCTCATTGGGGTAGGTCCACCTCATAGTCAGCAGCTAGCTTCTGGAACTCGTCCCACTCGGGGAGGCGGTCGCTGTCG
Protein-coding regions in this window:
- a CDS encoding DUF6036 family nucleotidyltransferase; translation: MRPTFGREYIENEFQRIADGLSDPLTVYLIGGGAMSLHDLKGATKDIDLVVADSDAYGQLWAVLMGLGYAEVQSLDADYRALGATSCVENADRCRLDIFNQQVANKLVLTEGMRERSKSFLATDQLTVRLVRNEDIFLFKSVAGRDDDIEDMNMLVQTGLDYDVVRGELEAQIDRLGDDQFATFVNEALVDLEEQYGVTTPIEDRVQELTTRYYRGLEVLQALDVPMTVDELAADLDLDVAEVRDRVAYLAEFDRIVHDDETVRPTE